One genomic window of Struthio camelus isolate bStrCam1 chromosome 1, bStrCam1.hap1, whole genome shotgun sequence includes the following:
- the SNU13 gene encoding NHP2-like protein 1 — protein MSEAEVNPKAYPLADAQLTKTLLDLVQQSCNYKQLRKGANEATKTLNRGIAEFIVMAADAEPLEIILHLPLLCEDKNVPYVFVRSKQALGRACGVSRPVIACSITIKEGSQLKPQIQSVQQAIERLLV, from the exons ATg AGCGAGGCAGAAGTGAATCCCAAAGCTTACCCACTGGCTGATGCACAGCTCACCAAAACACTACTGGATCTTGTGCAGCAATCCTGCAACTACAAGCAGCTACGTAAGGGAGCCAATGAAG CCACCAAAACACTGAACCGAGGAATAGCAGAATTCATTGTGATGGCTGCAGATGCTGAGCCCTTGGAGATCATCCTacaccttccacttctctgcGAGGACAAGAACGTGCCCTATGTCTTTGTGCGCTCCAAGCAGGCCCTGGGCCGGGCATGTGGTGTCTCTCGGCCTGTCATTGCCTGTTCGATCACCATCAAGGAGGGATCACAGCTAAAGCCTCAGATCCAGTCTGTCCAGCAAGCTATAGAAAGACTTTTGGTCTAA